The following proteins are encoded in a genomic region of Ictalurus furcatus strain D&B chromosome 6, Billie_1.0, whole genome shotgun sequence:
- the hnrnpa3 gene encoding heterogeneous nuclear ribonucleoprotein A3, producing MEGKESKEPEQLRKLFIGGLSFETTEDSLRAHFEQWGKLTDCVVMRDPGNKRSRGFGFVTYSCVGEVDAAMAARPHKVDGRVVEPKRAVSREDSNKPGAHLTVKKIFVGGIKEDTEEYHIRDYFERYGKIESIDIMEERSTGKKRGFCFVTFDDHDTVDKIVAQKYHTINSHNCEVRKALPKQEMQAVSNQRYRGGGGGGNFMGRGGNFGGGNFGRGGYGGGRGGYGGDGYDGFSGDGGNYGGGPGYGGGRGGFGGGPGYSHQGGGGGGGGGYGGGYDNYNDGRNFGGNFGGGGGNYNDFGNYGGQQSNYGPMKGNNYGGRNSGGPYGGGYGSGGGGGGSYGSRRY from the exons ATGGAG GGTAAAGAGAGTAAAGAGCCAGAACAGCTGAGGAAGCTGTTTATTGGTGGTCTAAGCTTCGAGACAACAGAGGACAGTTTACGTGCTCACTTTGAGCAATGGGGAAAGCTCACAGACTGTGTG GTGATGCGGGATCCAGGGAACAAGCGATCACGGGGCTTTGGCTTTGTAACATACTCCTGTGTAGGTGAGGTGGATGCAGCCATGGCAGCTCGGCCCCATAAAGTGGATGGTCGAGTAGTTGAACCTAAACGGGCCGTTTCCCGTGAG GACTCAAATAAACCAGGGGCCCACTTGACAGTGAAAAAGATCTTTGTTGGTGGGATTAAGGAGGACACTGAAGAATACCACATACGTGACTACTTTGAGCGGTATGGGAAGATTGAGAGCATTGACATTATGGAGGAGCGATCAACAGGGAAAAAGAGAGGGTTCTGCTTTGTAACGTTTGATGATCATGACACTGTGGATAAAATTGTAG CTCAGAAATACCACACCATAAACTCCCATAACTGTGAAGTCAGGAAAGCACTACCTAAACAGGAAATGCAGGCAGTTTCTAACCAAAGGT atcgtggtggtggtggaggaggtaATTTCATGGGCAGAGGAGGCAATTTTGGAGGTGGCAACTTTGGTAGAG GTGGTTATGGAGGAGGCCGAGGAGGCTATGGAGGAGATGGCTATGATGGATTTTCTGGAGATG GTGGAAACTATGGCGGTGGCCCAGGTTATGGTGGTGGGCGAGGAGGATTTGGTGGTGGTCCTGGTTACAGTCACcagggaggagggggaggaggaggcggTGGTTATGGAGGAGGATATGACAACTACAATGATGGACGCAACTTTGGTG GGAACTTTGGTGGCGGAGGTGGAAACTACAATGACTTTGGGAATTATGGGGGGCAGCAGTCAAATTATGGCCCCATGAAAGGAAATAACTATGGAGGAAGGAACTCGGGTGGACCATATGGAG GTGGCTATGGTTCAGGGGGTGGTGGCGGCGGAAGCTATGGGTCAAGGCgatattaa
- the nfe2l2a gene encoding nuclear factor erythroid 2-related factor 2a: MMEIELPKVHPSQQDIDLIDILWRQDIDLGAGREVFDISYRQKEVQLQRQKELEEEKRQQIVREQEKALLAQLQLDEETGEFVPRSTPTNNALTQANTAPAEITQNVAFTEEDGDAMSFDECMQLLAETFPLVEPAAAAPPCLDPSIPPCTDSTHLMMPGEIPMLTQNPLLPGPMDQTWMDLQHCMNIQEILDMSGYVNTAQPSNIPESNYSQYLPKLSDVTTGTADMCPPEYMNTYDGGYSNVNQMSLKTPDINESFVPEEFCDMFYPDLEAKVNSASLPCEGGNTDGQLDELPNTPLLKPMDLHSLSPGQFSTEKTKDMAEFPDSDSGLSLDASPKSSSPGKSLHGDGSGGFSDSDMDEMESGPGSMESDYADMFPLLFLSDGPQQSLLEKSGITLVQDETDKQPKTEQAEASGYSKPPFTKDKQKKRSEARLSRDEERARALQIPFDVELIINMPVDDFNEMMAKHQLNEAQLALVRDIRRRGKNKVAAQNCRKRKMENIIGLEYELDSLKEEKDRLMKEKSKNSSSLKEMKQQLSSLYLEVFSMLTDEQGKPYSPNDYSLQQTSDGSVFLVPRVKKTLAKSN; the protein is encoded by the exons ATGATGGAGATTGAGTTGCCTAAAGTGCACCCAAGTCAacag GATATAGATCTGATTGATATCCTGTGGAGGCAGGATATAGACCTGGGAGCAGGAAGAGAGGTGTTTGACATCAGCTACAGGCAGAAGGAAGTGCAGCTGCAGCGGCAgaaggagctggaggaggagaagagacagCAGATAGTGAGGGAGCAAGAGAAGGCGCTTCTCGCCCAGCTACAGCTCGATGAGGAGACTGGAGAGTTTGTGCCTCGGTCCACGCCTACCAACAACGCTCTGACGCAGGCTAACACTGCGCCTGCTGAAatcacacag AATGTGGCATTCACAGAAGAGGATGGAGACGCCATGTCATTTGACGAGTGCATGCAGCTGCTGGCAGAGACGTTTCCTCTAGTGGAGCCAGCAGCG GCTGCTCCTCCTTGTCTGGATCCCTCCATTCCTCCCTGCACAGACAGCACCCATCTCATGATGCCTGGAGAAATACCCATGCTTACCCAGAATCCCCTGTTGCCAGGACCCATGGACCAGACCTGGATGGATCTGCAA cactGCATGAACATTCAGGAGATCCTGGATATGTCCGGATACGTAAACACAGCCCAGCCTTCCAATATCCCGGAGTCCAACTACAGCCAGTATCTGCCTAAACTAAGCGATGTCACCACTGGCACTGCCGATATGTGCCCTCCAGAGTACATGAACACTTACGATGGGGGTTATAGCAATGTTAATCAGATGAGCCTGAAAACCCCAGACATAAACGAAAGCTTTGTACCAGAAGAATTCTGTGACATGTTTTACCCTGATCTGGAGGCTAAAGTGAACAGTGCGTCTCTTCCTTGTGAGGGTGGAAACACAGATGGACAGCTAGATGAGCTCCCAAATACTCCTTTGCTCAAACCAATGGACCTGCACAGCCTGTCTCCTGGACAATTCAGCACAGAAAAAACTAAAGACATGGCCGAATTCCCAGATTCAGATTCTGGTTTGTCCCTTGATGCCAGTCCAAAAAGTAGCTCTCCCGGAAAGTCCCTGCACGGCGATGGGTCTGGTGGATTCAGTGACTCAGACATGGATGAGATGGAGAGTGGCCCTGGGAGCATGGAATCTGATTATGCCGACATGTTTCCCCTGCTGTTCCTGAGTGACGGCCCTCAACAGTCACTTTTGGAGAAATCTGGCATAACTCTGGTGCAGGATGAGACTGATAAACAACCAAAGACGGAGCAAGCAGAGGCGAGTGGATACTCCAAGCCACCCTTCACCAAAGACAAGCAGAAGAAGCGCTCAGAGGCACGGCTCTCGCGTGAcgaggagagagcaagagccTTGCAGATCCCATTCGATGTGGAACTGATCATCAATATGCCAGTGGACGACTTTAACGAGATGATGGCCAAgcaccagttgaacgaggcacAGCTCGCACTCGTGCGTGACATTCGCCGGCGTGGCAAGAACAAGGTAGCAGCGCAAAACTGCCGCAAGCGCAAGATGGAGAACATCATAGGTCTGGAGTACGAGCTGGACTCCCTCAAGGAGGAGAAGGATCGTTTGATGAAGGAAAAGAGcaaaaacagcagcagtctAAAGGAGATGAAGCAGCAGCTCAGCTCGCTGTATCTTGAGGTGTTCAGCATGCTGACGGATGAGCAGGGAAAGCCCTACTCCCCTAACGACTACTCCCTTCAGCAGACATCAGACGGCAGTGTCTTCCTTGTCCCTCGCGTTAAAAAGACTCTTGCTAAGAGTAACTAG